GAGATAAATCATAACCTGTGGACCACAATTCTGGTAAAACGATGATATCCGGTTTGTCACTCACCGCCTTAGAAACAAGCTCTTCAACTTTAGAGAAATTCTTTTCTGGATTGCCAAAAGCAATATCAAATTGCAACAGGGCAAGGTTTTTCATTGAGTTGTCCTCCTTACATGTTTAAAAATTGACCTTTACATGGTTGTGTATCCAAGATAACATAACTTATTAGAATTTCTCGAAAATTTTAACAGGATGTGATTCCATTTGAAACAATTTCAAACTTCAGATGCACTTAAACGTTTACCAGAACAATTTTTTGCGAAGCTTGCTGGAAAAGTGAACCGTTATGTAGAGGCGGGATATGACATTATTAACCTTGGCCAAGGAAATCCTGACCAGCCGACGCCTGCGCATATTATCGAGTCTTTGCAGCAGGCTGCTGAAAATCCTACATACCACAAGTATCCGCCATTTAGGGGACAGCCCTTTCTGAAACAAGCCGCGGCTGATTTCTATAAGCGAGAGTTTGGTGTGGAGCTTGATCCAGAGAAAGAGGTAGCCGTCCTCTTTGGTGGGAAAGCGGGCCTTGTAGAAGTCAGTCAATGTTTGTTAAATAAAAGTGATGTGGCGCTCGTTCCGGATCCTGGATACCCTGATTATTGGTCTGGAGTTGCGATGGCTGAAGCGGATATGCAAATGATGCCGTTACTTGAAGAAAATGATTTTCTGCCAGATTATAGCGCGATCCCTGAGAGTGCTCTCGCAAAAGCAAAGCTCATGTTCTTAAATTATCCAAACAATCCTACCGCTGCTGTAGCAACGAAAAGTTTTTTTGATGAAACGGTTAGGTTTGCGGATGTCAATGACATCTGTGTCGTTCATGATTTTGCTTATGGAGCAATCGGATTCGATGGAGAGCGTCCTCAAAGCTTTTTAGAAACAGAAGGTGCTAAAGATGTGGGGATTGAGATTTATACTCTTTCCAAAACGTATAATATGGCAGGGTGGCGTGTTGGGTTCGCTGTCGGAAACCCATCTGTAGTGGAAAGCATCAACCTGCTTCAGGATCATTTCTACGTTAGTTTGTTTAGTGCAGTGCAAGAAGCAGCTGCAGAAGCTTTACTAGGTTCACAGAAATGTGTTGAGGATCTTCGCCAAACGTATGAATCTAGACGGAATGTTTTGATACAGGGACTTCATGATATTGGCTGGGATGTAACCTCTCCTGCGGGATCATTTTTTGCCTGGTTAAAAGTACCTGAATCATTTACTTCAGAGGGATTTGCGGACTATTTGCTTGAAAATGTTCAAATTGTTGTTGCGCCTGGGAACGGCTTTGGAGAGTATGGGGAAGGCTATGTGAGAGTAGGCTTATTAACTTCCGAAGAAAAACTCAGGGAGGCAGTTGAACGGATTAAATCCCTTCATCTCTTTTGATTCAGAAAAGTAAAAAAATAGATTGACAGGATTTCCTACGTCTGGCATAATTCGAATCAATTACTTAAACGAATAGTTGCATACTCTTATCCAGAGAGGTGGAGGGACGAGCCCTTTGAAGCCCGGCAACCGATTTTCAAGGTTACTTGAAGACACGGTGCTAATTCTCGCAGCAAAAGCTGGAAGATAAGAGGAAGAGCATGGTGATAAAGACCTCTTCCTCGTGAAGGGGTCTTTTTTGTATGATCAAAGATTGAGAACTAGCGCGATGGAAAGGAATGAGCATGATGAGTCGTCTTGTGGCAACTTACCTTGTTAAGAATGACCAACAATTATCTAAGCGCGCTGAAGCGATCGCCCTTGGATTAACGATTGGGACTTGGACCAATCTACCGTTATTAGAAAAAGAGCAGTTAAAGAAGCATAAGGGTGAAGTCGTTCACGTAGAGGAAAAAGGGGAAAAGGGCATCATCGCGATTGCTTACCCGACCATCAATTTCAGTGCGGATCTACCTGCAATTTTAACAACAGTCATCGGTAAGCTTTCACTTGATGGTGAAATTAAGCTGATTGATTTAGAGTTCTCTGAAGGGTTACTAAATCAGTTCCCAGGTCCAGCATTTGGAATAGAAGGTATTCGAAATCTTACAGAAGTATACGATCGACCGCTTGTTATGAGTATTTTCAAAGGAGTTATTGGAAAACCGTTAGGCGAATTGCAGGAACAAATGAAACAGCAGTCGCTTGGTCGAGTCGACTTTGTGAAGGACGATGAAATCCTTTTTGAAAATGAGTTAACCCCTCTGGAAAAGCGAGTACCCGCCTTACGAAAAGTGCTGGATGAAACGGCTGAATTGACAGGAAAGAGAACGCGTTACGCAGTGAATTTAACAGGAAGAACGTCAAACCTCAGTGATCGAGCAAAGCTTGCTGTGGAATTAGGAGCAGATGCGCTTTTGTTTAATGTTTTTACATATGGACTAGATGC
The sequence above is a segment of the Pseudalkalibacillus hwajinpoensis genome. Coding sequences within it:
- a CDS encoding pyridoxal phosphate-dependent aminotransferase; translation: MKQFQTSDALKRLPEQFFAKLAGKVNRYVEAGYDIINLGQGNPDQPTPAHIIESLQQAAENPTYHKYPPFRGQPFLKQAAADFYKREFGVELDPEKEVAVLFGGKAGLVEVSQCLLNKSDVALVPDPGYPDYWSGVAMAEADMQMMPLLEENDFLPDYSAIPESALAKAKLMFLNYPNNPTAAVATKSFFDETVRFADVNDICVVHDFAYGAIGFDGERPQSFLETEGAKDVGIEIYTLSKTYNMAGWRVGFAVGNPSVVESINLLQDHFYVSLFSAVQEAAAEALLGSQKCVEDLRQTYESRRNVLIQGLHDIGWDVTSPAGSFFAWLKVPESFTSEGFADYLLENVQIVVAPGNGFGEYGEGYVRVGLLTSEEKLREAVERIKSLHLF
- a CDS encoding 2,3-diketo-5-methylthiopentyl-1-phosphate enolase, with amino-acid sequence MSRLVATYLVKNDQQLSKRAEAIALGLTIGTWTNLPLLEKEQLKKHKGEVVHVEEKGEKGIIAIAYPTINFSADLPAILTTVIGKLSLDGEIKLIDLEFSEGLLNQFPGPAFGIEGIRNLTEVYDRPLVMSIFKGVIGKPLGELQEQMKQQSLGRVDFVKDDEILFENELTPLEKRVPALRKVLDETAELTGKRTRYAVNLTGRTSNLSDRAKLAVELGADALLFNVFTYGLDALQSLAEDPEIPVPIMAHPAFAGAMAASSTHGVSYSLLLGKLLRTVGADFSLFPSPYGSVALDRREALATAEALTRNNKLKRTFPVPSAGIHPGLVPLLIKDFGIDSVINAGGGVHGHPGGAAAGGKAFRDAIQAVLTEQPLEQASQNSEELHQALNKWGSGEVVR